In Chloroflexota bacterium, the DNA window GTTATTGATAAAGGTTGGCGCTCCTGCGGTCGAACCACTCATTAATGCCCTAAAGGATACTAGTTCAGCAAGGCGACAAGGTGTCGCGAAGATATTAGGCGAGATTCGTGACACGCGCGCAGTCAAGCCGCTCATCGCCGCATTGCAAAACAGTGATTCGGAAGTACGGAAAGTCGCAATTGAGGCATTGAAAAATATTGGCGGGGAAGAGGCAGAAAAGGCAATTAGAGAATACGCCGAACCAACAACCACACCACCAAGTGCTTCGCCAGTAAGCCAACCCGACGAACCCCTCCCTTCCCTCCATGCTGAGATTCTTCGTTTCCTTAACTCAGAAAGAACTAGAGGATATGAGGCACAGACCAACTGTTGGTGGTCACTAGCCGACATGGTGACGCTGATTATGAAGACAGGTATGCACCATGATTGGGGTGATGTAAGTGTAACCAACACGGTAGCAAATGCCCTAGCTGACCTCTATGAGCAAGGAAGAATACAACTCAATCCAAATCTTCAACCTTCACGCAACATAGAGGCGAATGCAAAATACATTCGTGAAAAGCTAAGAGAGGATGTATCCCTCTTTCGAGCAAAATGAGTGTTTAGTCAAATGCTGAAAGCAACGCAAGCAAATATCTGATACAATATTGAGACAAAGGACAACGGCGCATAACACACGCTTGCTGATTCCGCTCGGGCGTCGCCTTTTGGCAAGCGTACTTCCCGGTTCGCAAGTCACTTTCATTTCACGGTATGCGTTCGGCGGAATCAGCAAGCGACACGTTTCCAGACATTGTGTTTAACCTCGCATTGGGCGTTGACGCAAAGGCAGTTAAGAAATAATGAATTCTGAAATGTCGCAAGATTTCCAGCAGTTTCACCATCACGTATTCGGTGACTATCGATATTTTTACTACAATGGACTGGCTGATGAAATTTGTACAAATCTTAAAGGGGCAGAACGAAACACGGCAGAAGAGTTGGTTTTGAAAGCTTTGCCGAATTCAGGCAAAGATGAACGCCCGATCAGGGCAGCAGGACACTTCAGACTCCAATCTGCAATTCCAATCTTAGAAAAACTTCTTTCAGCAAATAGAGACCAACTGGATAAAAATGTCAAAGCGGCTATTGCTTGGGCAACGTTGAAAATCCGAAACGACAAAACGCAATTGAACGTACTCGTTGATTTTGTTATTAATGGAATTGAAACGATAAACGATTTGGAACGAGACGACGCGACAGACTTGCTTTCGGAATTCGGCAAAGAGTCTATTGGTTTAGATGCTCTGCTTGTAGCATTTGCTGATAAAGACCTTTCAGTGAGATGCTCCGCACACTATGCGCTCTATAAATTATTCAAGGATGATACTGCTATATGTGAAC includes these proteins:
- a CDS encoding HEAT repeat domain-containing protein produces the protein MGFLDSLKKSIFDLGTKDMVNQSIKALDENNELSDAETRKSAEELLIKVGAPAVEPLINALKDTSSARRQGVAKILGEIRDTRAVKPLIAALQNSDSEVRKVAIEALKNIGGEEAEKAIREYAEPTTTPPSASPVSQPDEPLPSLHAEILRFLNSERTRGYEAQTNCWWSLADMVTLIMKTGMHHDWGDVSVTNTVANALADLYEQGRIQLNPNLQPSRNIEANAKYIREKLREDVSLFRAK